A genomic region of Equus caballus isolate H_3958 breed thoroughbred chromosome 1, TB-T2T, whole genome shotgun sequence contains the following coding sequences:
- the OR11K6 gene encoding olfactory receptor family 11 subfamily K member 6 (The RefSeq protein aligns at 99% coverage compared to this genomic sequence) produces MPSRLMNVSSRETTSSISHFILMGFPSSPEIQFLYFGLFSGAYILTLLGNAAIICAVCWDWRLHTPMYIFLGNFSLLEICYVTTTIPNMLANFLSTSKSISFVSCFTQFYFFFCFGYDEGFFLCIMAFDRYLAICRPLHYPHIMSKQLYTGLVIFGWSCGFILFLTPVVLISQLPYCGPNIINHFVCDPVPLMMLSCSADIITQLTYSTFNAVFMIGTLLFILCSYALVILAVLRMPSEAGKCKAFSTCASHLAVVTLFYGSILVMYVSPGSGHPMKTQKFITLFYSVITPLCNPLIYSLRNKEMKAALRKMFRTEQGVHKI; encoded by the coding sequence ATGCCTTCCCGACTAATGAATGTGTCCAGCAGAGAAACCACCAGCTCTATCAGCCACTTCATCCTCATGGGCTTTCCCTCAAGCCCAGAAATTCAGTTCCTCTACTTTGGGCTCTTCTCAGGAGCCTATATCTTGACCCTGTTGGGGAATGCAGCCATCATCTGTGCTGTGTGTTGGGACTGGCGTCTTCACACTCCCATGTACATCTTCTTGGGGAATTTCTCTCTCTTGGAAATATGTTATGTTACTACAACCATCCCTAACATGTTGGCTAACTTCCTGTCCACTAGCAAGTCCATCTCCTTTGTGAGTTGTTTTACACAGTTCtacttcttcttctgttttgggTATGATGAAGGCTTCTTCCTTTGCATCATGGCCTTTGACAGGTACCTTGCCATCTGCCGTCCTCTACATTACCCACACATTATGTCTAAGCAGCTATACACTGGTCTTGTCATCTTCGGATGGTCATGTGGGTTCATCCTCTTCCTAACCCCAGTTGTTCTCATTTCACAGCTGCCCTATTGTGGTCCAAATATCATCAATCATTTTGTGTGTGATCCTGTCCCATTGATGATGCTGTCCTGTTCTGCAGACATCATCACTCAGCTCACTTACTCTACTTTCAATGCTGTTTTCATGATTGGAAcccttctctttatcctttgcTCCTATGCTCTGGTGATTCTGGCTGTGCTCCGGATGCCCTCAGAGGCTGGCAAATGCAAGGCTTTCTCAACTTGTGCTTCTCATCTGGCAGTTGTCACCTTGTTTTATGGCTCCATTTTGGTGATGTATGTTAGTCCTGGATCAGGACATCCAATGAAAACTCAGAAATTCATTACCTTGTTTTATTCTGTGATAACACCTCTATGCAATCCTCTAATATATAGCCTCAGGAACAAGGAAATGAAGGCTGCTCTGAGGAAAATGTTCAGGACTGAACAAGGTgtccataaaatat